The following proteins come from a genomic window of Edaphobacter sp. 4G125:
- a CDS encoding YeiH family protein: MAVQTIPITAPAPTLSAQFFRVLPGVALLFGIGLFGKLLEHTFAHLRTVYPSIPFPHIEYVLWAILLGLAVSNTIGVASFFRAGVATYELWLKLGIVLVGARFLLQDILHIGGLSLALVAVELILSLSTMHLLGRIFRLPPKLTSLLAIGSSVCGVTAIMAARGAIEPEEEDTSTAIAAILTLGAIALFTFPAIGHALHMSQQGYGMWAGLAVDNTAESLVTGALYGEEAGRWTVLAKTARSGFLGFVVLAYAVYWSSRGLAPDVEHKGVFLWRKFPKFILGFIALSILATAGFFTHAQLTSLANLSKWAFLPAFAGVGLRTNLRDLTRQGWRPLIVGILGEIAIALITLGLVYVSYSYGVAR; the protein is encoded by the coding sequence GTGGCCGTCCAAACGATTCCGATCACCGCTCCAGCGCCAACGCTCAGCGCACAGTTCTTCCGTGTGCTGCCCGGCGTTGCATTGCTGTTCGGCATCGGCTTGTTTGGGAAATTGCTGGAGCACACCTTTGCGCACCTGCGTACTGTATATCCATCAATTCCCTTCCCGCATATTGAATATGTTCTCTGGGCCATTCTGCTTGGACTGGCCGTAAGCAACACAATCGGCGTCGCATCGTTTTTTCGAGCCGGAGTCGCAACCTATGAGCTCTGGCTGAAGCTAGGCATTGTTCTCGTTGGAGCGCGCTTTCTCCTCCAGGACATCCTTCATATCGGCGGACTCTCGCTGGCCTTAGTTGCTGTCGAGCTCATTCTGTCGCTTTCGACAATGCACCTGTTAGGCCGCATCTTTCGCCTTCCGCCGAAACTTACCTCGTTGCTGGCGATCGGCTCCAGTGTCTGCGGCGTAACCGCCATCATGGCAGCTCGCGGAGCGATCGAGCCTGAGGAAGAAGACACCTCAACCGCCATCGCCGCCATTCTTACCCTCGGTGCCATTGCCCTATTTACCTTTCCGGCGATCGGCCATGCACTCCATATGAGCCAACAGGGATACGGTATGTGGGCTGGGCTTGCGGTCGACAACACCGCCGAATCCCTCGTAACCGGTGCGCTCTATGGAGAAGAAGCCGGTCGTTGGACCGTGCTGGCCAAAACAGCGCGTTCGGGATTTCTTGGCTTCGTTGTTCTGGCATACGCAGTCTATTGGTCATCGCGTGGGCTGGCTCCCGATGTGGAACACAAGGGTGTCTTTCTTTGGCGCAAGTTCCCAAAGTTCATTCTTGGCTTTATCGCACTATCGATTCTTGCGACCGCAGGATTCTTCACCCACGCACAGCTCACCAGTCTTGCGAACCTTTCGAAGTGGGCCTTCCTCCCGGCCTTCGCCGGCGTGGGTTTGCGAACAAACCTGCGAGATCTGACACGTCAGGGATGGCGCCCTTTGATCGTCGGTATTCTCGGTGAGATTGCTATCGCGCTTATCACGCTTGGCCTCGTTTACGTTAGCTATAGCTACGGAGTCGCGCGATGA
- a CDS encoding MFS transporter codes for MPFETPNTGPVVAAASPTPSGFAPLRIRLFRDRWIASTVSSVGTWMQDTAGTWLMTSLTASPLLIALMQTAASLPVLMLGLLAGATADIFDRRKLLIFWQAWMLVSVAILALLTFIGYISPWTLLAFTFLLNIGSAMNNPAWQAIVPELVPRELIPDTVALNAASNNLARAVGPALGGLMVAGFVSVHTGAGWVFFLNAASFAGVIWVLFNWKRTPLFKSALPSERIAGSIMTGLRYVRYAPELQSSLIRAFTFTFFVSAIWALLAVVAKRDLSEGALGYGILNGSLGLGAVIAATQLPRIRRRISADTIIAVSTFYDVITLLVLAYAHYPAVIIPTLILSGFAWTSTMSTLNTSVQLSVPAWVQARALGTYLMTFQGGMALGSILWGFVAEHTSTPIALAASACGLAISYPAIRRFHILQGPLPDHTPFRSARSTVQPSQFQLADSVAQADDLVHEGPVRISIDYRIPVERYSEFTHAIHQLRGVRLRDGAIRWGIYRDVVDPEHLNETFLMESWLDYLRSRERITAADEAIRARVRALHTSEEPPKISYQIYAREITPHEPPEEFK; via the coding sequence ATGCCTTTTGAGACACCCAATACTGGTCCTGTCGTCGCTGCCGCCAGCCCTACTCCCAGCGGCTTTGCTCCACTTCGCATCCGTTTGTTTCGTGATCGCTGGATAGCTTCGACTGTCTCGTCAGTCGGCACCTGGATGCAGGACACAGCCGGCACCTGGCTGATGACCTCGCTCACAGCCTCACCTTTGTTGATCGCGCTTATGCAAACAGCGGCGTCTCTGCCAGTTCTTATGCTGGGTCTGCTTGCCGGAGCAACAGCCGATATTTTTGATCGCCGTAAGCTGCTCATCTTCTGGCAGGCATGGATGCTCGTCTCGGTTGCTATCCTTGCACTGCTCACCTTTATCGGCTATATCTCCCCCTGGACACTGCTTGCATTCACCTTCCTGCTGAATATCGGCTCGGCCATGAACAACCCGGCGTGGCAGGCCATTGTTCCGGAGCTAGTCCCACGCGAGCTTATCCCCGATACCGTCGCACTCAATGCGGCCTCGAACAATCTCGCTCGCGCTGTTGGGCCCGCGCTTGGTGGATTGATGGTCGCAGGCTTCGTCAGTGTACATACTGGAGCGGGCTGGGTCTTCTTCCTGAACGCGGCATCGTTCGCCGGGGTGATCTGGGTTCTCTTCAACTGGAAGCGCACACCGCTGTTCAAGTCTGCCCTGCCGTCAGAGCGCATTGCAGGCTCTATCATGACGGGACTGCGCTACGTCCGCTATGCGCCAGAGCTACAGTCTTCGCTAATCCGCGCTTTTACATTTACCTTCTTCGTCTCGGCTATCTGGGCATTGCTCGCCGTCGTGGCCAAACGAGATCTCAGCGAAGGGGCTCTCGGTTACGGCATTCTGAATGGCTCGCTTGGTCTGGGAGCCGTCATTGCAGCGACACAGCTTCCTCGCATCCGCCGTCGTATCTCTGCCGATACCATCATTGCAGTCTCCACTTTTTACGATGTGATTACGTTGCTTGTTCTAGCCTATGCACACTACCCCGCCGTAATCATTCCCACTCTGATTCTCTCCGGCTTTGCATGGACCAGTACCATGTCCACACTGAACACCTCAGTGCAGCTTTCAGTGCCAGCATGGGTACAAGCACGCGCGCTGGGAACATATTTGATGACCTTCCAGGGAGGTATGGCGCTCGGTTCTATTCTCTGGGGTTTTGTCGCTGAACATACCTCCACGCCAATTGCGCTGGCAGCATCAGCCTGCGGACTTGCCATCAGCTATCCTGCGATTCGCCGGTTCCATATTTTGCAGGGCCCGCTACCGGACCATACGCCTTTTCGTTCTGCTCGCTCAACTGTGCAACCCAGCCAGTTCCAACTGGCAGACTCAGTCGCACAAGCCGATGACCTGGTTCATGAAGGACCTGTCCGCATCTCCATTGATTACCGCATTCCAGTAGAGCGCTACTCAGAGTTCACTCATGCGATCCATCAGCTTCGTGGCGTACGTTTGCGAGATGGAGCGATCCGCTGGGGAATCTATCGTGATGTCGTCGATCCCGAACACCTCAACGAAACCTTCCTGATGGAGTCCTGGCTCGATTACCTTCGTTCACGCGAACGCATCACGGCAGCTGATGAAGCTATCCGCGCTCGCGTGCGTGCTCTTCACACAAGTGAAGAGCCACCTAAGATTTCCTACCAAATTTATGCGCGGGAGATCACACCGCACGAGCCACCTGAAGAGTTTAAATGA
- a CDS encoding carboxypeptidase-like regulatory domain-containing protein, giving the protein MRILRAFFFVLFLFSIRALGQQLSAPEPQAGRIIGTVTDTNDDAVPGATVVLEGLASQPRPDVITNGDGFFQLVNVPSAAPYRVKVSAKGFSDWASPEITLKPGQDLDLAQIKLTIAVVETTVSAISQEELAAEQVKDAEKQRVLGVIPNFYVAYDPRTVPLTSTLKFKLALRAATDAVSIGGAAFLAGIDQAADTPAYQQGAKGYGQRFGAVYADGITNIMIGGAILPSLLHQDPRYFYQGTGTTKSRFLHAVSAPFWCKNDNEKWGFNYSSIGGDFASSALSNLYYPKQDRGVGLAIGNVGIITGGRIANALAQEFVLPRFTKHAKGQD; this is encoded by the coding sequence ATGCGTATTTTACGAGCGTTTTTCTTTGTCCTTTTTCTCTTTTCGATCCGCGCGCTGGGACAGCAGCTCTCCGCGCCAGAGCCGCAGGCTGGAAGAATTATCGGTACGGTAACCGATACGAATGATGATGCAGTGCCAGGCGCAACGGTCGTGCTTGAAGGGCTGGCTTCTCAGCCTCGACCTGATGTTATTACGAATGGTGATGGATTTTTCCAGTTGGTCAATGTCCCTTCAGCTGCTCCTTATCGCGTAAAAGTAAGCGCGAAAGGCTTTTCGGACTGGGCATCGCCAGAGATAACCCTCAAACCTGGCCAGGATTTGGATCTTGCCCAGATCAAATTGACCATTGCGGTCGTAGAAACCACTGTCAGCGCAATCTCTCAGGAAGAACTCGCAGCAGAGCAGGTGAAAGATGCAGAGAAGCAACGCGTCCTGGGGGTGATTCCTAATTTTTATGTAGCGTACGATCCGCGGACGGTTCCGCTCACCTCCACGTTGAAGTTCAAGCTTGCTCTGCGGGCGGCTACCGACGCGGTCAGTATCGGCGGAGCGGCGTTTCTTGCCGGCATCGATCAGGCAGCAGATACGCCAGCGTATCAACAAGGAGCGAAAGGATACGGTCAGCGATTTGGCGCTGTATACGCGGATGGGATCACTAATATTATGATCGGTGGGGCGATTCTCCCTTCGCTTCTGCACCAGGACCCGCGCTATTTCTACCAAGGAACAGGCACTACAAAATCGCGTTTTCTTCACGCTGTCTCGGCCCCTTTCTGGTGTAAGAACGACAATGAAAAATGGGGATTTAATTATTCGAGTATCGGCGGGGATTTTGCCTCCTCGGCGCTCTCCAACCTCTACTATCCGAAGCAAGATCGTGGCGTGGGACTGGCCATCGGCAATGTCGGGATCATCACCGGTGGACGCATTGCCAATGCGCTGGCACAGGAGTTCGTTCTTCCTCGATTTACCAAACACGCCAAAGGGCAGGATTAA
- a CDS encoding metal-sulfur cluster assembly factor, with the protein MLTEPDILIALRNCYDPTLPCNIVDLGLIRRIRVAPDPGAPGAGIPGVPQKHRIQIELVLSHPSEQTEAQITEQIRNRLAGMEEAGEVTTLIIPQPVWTPQQITPEGRRILGLDGNPNLVQIR; encoded by the coding sequence ATGCTTACGGAACCCGATATCCTCATCGCGCTGCGCAACTGTTATGATCCAACCCTGCCATGTAATATCGTCGATCTCGGACTCATCCGCCGCATTCGCGTCGCACCTGATCCTGGAGCTCCCGGCGCCGGGATTCCAGGAGTCCCACAAAAACATCGTATCCAGATTGAGCTGGTTCTGAGTCATCCCAGCGAGCAGACTGAAGCGCAGATTACAGAACAGATTCGTAATCGACTGGCAGGCATGGAAGAGGCCGGTGAAGTAACCACTCTCATCATTCCTCAACCTGTCTGGACACCTCAGCAAATCACTCCGGAGGGCCGTCGCATCCTCGGCCTCGATGGCAATCCCAACCTGGTTCAGATTCGCTGA
- a CDS encoding class I SAM-dependent methyltransferase gives MSSSSKTKAAPIRSRDLLKAASMPIHPFDQVHETDTSGLVPARDLVTGHPNDEHVTAYYAVAPSILRSLIDRWRKTNPPYHITDYTFLDIGSGKGRAVLLASELPFRQVVGVELNPAMVTIAEANVALWSKAHRDDPTADAIAPIQIVHDDALNLPLPVNPTVVFLFHPFEEPVLKPLLRRIETAFSNRRGSLDLLYVNAEHGALLDRHPAFHLLWQGTVPMSTEDHTADLEAIAQQTEYGSTGDELCAIYRYVGRGEK, from the coding sequence ATGTCCTCAAGCTCCAAAACCAAAGCCGCGCCCATCCGCTCCCGCGACCTTCTCAAAGCCGCCTCGATGCCCATCCACCCCTTCGATCAGGTTCACGAAACCGACACCAGCGGACTCGTTCCTGCGCGTGATCTCGTAACCGGCCATCCGAACGACGAGCACGTTACTGCCTACTACGCCGTTGCGCCTTCGATTCTCCGCTCACTGATTGACCGCTGGCGCAAAACGAATCCGCCGTACCACATCACCGACTACACCTTCCTGGATATTGGATCAGGCAAAGGGCGAGCCGTCCTGCTCGCCAGCGAGCTCCCCTTCCGGCAAGTTGTCGGGGTCGAACTGAATCCTGCGATGGTTACGATTGCGGAAGCCAATGTAGCACTCTGGAGCAAGGCGCATAGAGATGACCCTACAGCTGACGCAATAGCTCCCATTCAGATCGTGCACGATGACGCACTCAATCTGCCGCTTCCTGTCAACCCAACAGTAGTCTTTCTCTTTCACCCATTCGAAGAGCCTGTTCTCAAGCCTTTACTTCGTCGAATCGAAACTGCATTCTCAAACCGTAGAGGCTCTCTGGATCTTCTCTACGTCAACGCCGAACACGGCGCTCTCCTTGATCGTCATCCGGCATTCCATCTGCTTTGGCAAGGAACAGTCCCCATGAGTACGGAAGATCATACAGCCGACCTGGAGGCCATCGCGCAGCAGACCGAATACGGCTCAACCGGCGATGAACTGTGCGCCATTTATCGATATGTGGGCCGAGGGGAAAAGTAA
- the rplK gene encoding 50S ribosomal protein L11: MAPKKVTGYVKLQIVAGKATPAPPVGPALGQAQVNIMEFCKQFNDRTSKDPALAGLTVPVVISVYADRTFSFVTKTPPAPVLLLKAAGIEKGSGTPNKEKKGKVTEKQILEIAKQKMPDMNAASVEAAAKTIRGTARSMGIDVVA; this comes from the coding sequence ATGGCACCGAAGAAGGTAACTGGATACGTCAAACTGCAGATCGTCGCCGGCAAGGCAACACCTGCACCGCCCGTAGGCCCCGCGCTTGGTCAGGCCCAGGTCAACATCATGGAGTTCTGCAAGCAGTTCAACGACCGCACTAGCAAAGATCCGGCTCTGGCTGGCCTCACGGTTCCGGTAGTGATTTCGGTCTACGCTGACCGCACCTTCAGCTTTGTCACCAAGACGCCTCCAGCGCCTGTGCTTCTATTGAAGGCAGCCGGCATCGAAAAGGGTTCGGGCACTCCGAACAAAGAGAAGAAGGGCAAGGTTACCGAGAAGCAGATTCTCGAGATCGCCAAGCAGAAGATGCCCGACATGAATGCTGCCTCCGTCGAGGCCGCGGCGAAGACGATTCGCGGTACCGCCCGCTCGATGGGCATCGATGTCGTCGCATAA
- the nusG gene encoding transcription termination/antitermination protein NusG: MAEEQQNPEEQNPEALNAGSDSSSEQPADQLAPPVNESFKWYIIHAYSGFERKVRESLESRIAAFGLQNKIGRIMIPTEPVTEIRNGKKYTIERVFLPGYVLIEMDLDNDLWHVIKNTPRVTGFLGTGDNPVALSEQEVSSILFRSDVSKEKPTLKIKFDKGEQVRINEGPFANFTGAVDEINEDKQTLKVMVSIFGRSTPVEIEFSKVDKVVE, from the coding sequence ATGGCTGAAGAGCAACAGAATCCGGAAGAGCAGAACCCTGAAGCGTTGAATGCGGGGAGCGATTCATCCTCGGAACAGCCAGCCGACCAGCTGGCCCCGCCAGTGAACGAGAGCTTCAAATGGTACATTATTCATGCCTATTCGGGCTTTGAGCGCAAGGTGCGCGAGTCCCTGGAGAGTCGTATCGCTGCTTTCGGCCTGCAGAACAAGATTGGCCGGATCATGATTCCGACCGAGCCTGTCACCGAGATTCGTAATGGTAAGAAGTACACCATCGAGCGCGTCTTCCTTCCTGGCTATGTTCTGATCGAGATGGATCTCGACAATGATCTCTGGCATGTGATCAAGAACACGCCGCGGGTCACGGGTTTTTTGGGAACCGGGGATAATCCCGTTGCCTTGTCAGAGCAGGAAGTCAGTTCGATTCTCTTCCGTTCGGATGTCTCCAAGGAGAAGCCGACGCTCAAGATCAAGTTTGATAAGGGCGAGCAGGTTCGCATCAACGAAGGCCCGTTTGCAAACTTTACCGGAGCAGTCGATGAGATCAACGAAGACAAGCAGACGCTCAAGGTAATGGTCAGCATCTTCGGCCGCTCGACCCCGGTCGAGATCGAGTTTTCGAAGGTCGACAAGGTCGTCGAATAA
- the secE gene encoding preprotein translocase subunit SecE: MAKTVAVAEQQTNTGVQQIKSLPERISSFLRDVRSEMRKVVWPNRADVQSMTVVVIVTVFVFAAYFWLVDNVIGRAVEAVLGAATK, encoded by the coding sequence ATGGCCAAGACAGTAGCGGTAGCTGAACAGCAGACCAACACCGGAGTCCAGCAGATCAAATCGCTGCCGGAGCGGATCAGCAGCTTTCTGAGAGACGTGCGTAGCGAGATGCGCAAGGTAGTCTGGCCGAACCGCGCGGATGTGCAGTCGATGACGGTTGTGGTCATCGTCACAGTGTTTGTCTTTGCAGCGTACTTCTGGTTGGTGGATAACGTGATTGGACGCGCTGTTGAGGCTGTGCTCGGGGCGGCTACGAAATAG
- the rpmG gene encoding 50S ribosomal protein L33, with amino-acid sequence MREIITLQCPECKNRNYSTTKNKKTTTGRLEFSKFCNTCRKHTAHKETK; translated from the coding sequence ATGCGCGAGATCATCACTTTGCAGTGCCCCGAGTGCAAGAACCGGAACTACTCCACGACGAAGAACAAGAAGACGACGACAGGTCGTCTGGAATTCTCAAAGTTCTGCAACACCTGCCGGAAGCACACGGCGCACAAAGAGACGAAGTAG
- the tuf gene encoding elongation factor Tu: MAKEKFDRSKPHVNIGTIGHIDHGKTTLTAAITKVLSKHNPKNAFRSFDTIDNAPEERERGITIATSHVEYETANRHYAHVDCPGHADYIKNMITGAAQMDGAILVVAATDGPMPQTKEHVLLARQVGVPYIVVFLNKCDAVEDAELVDLVEMEVRELLSKYDFPGDDVPVIRGSALGALNGEAQWEQKIDELMQAVDDNVPQPDRMVDLPFLMPIEDIFSISGRGTVVTGRIERGKVKVGEAVQIVGFRDTQNTTVTGVEMFKKQLDEGLAGDNAGLLLRGTAKEDVERGMVLAKPGSITPHTQFKGEVYVLSKEEGGRHTPFFNGYRPQFYFRTTDVTGTAKLPEGTEMVMPGDNIQLEITLLTPVAMEKGLRFAIREGGRTVGAGTISEIIK; encoded by the coding sequence ATGGCGAAGGAGAAATTTGATCGTTCCAAACCGCATGTGAATATTGGGACGATTGGACACATTGATCACGGCAAGACGACGTTGACGGCGGCGATCACGAAGGTGTTGTCGAAGCACAACCCGAAGAACGCGTTCCGTTCGTTCGATACGATTGACAACGCTCCTGAGGAGCGTGAGCGAGGTATCACGATTGCGACGTCGCACGTGGAGTATGAGACGGCGAACCGTCACTATGCTCACGTGGACTGCCCTGGCCACGCCGACTACATCAAGAACATGATTACGGGAGCGGCGCAGATGGACGGCGCGATCCTGGTGGTGGCGGCGACGGACGGTCCGATGCCGCAGACCAAGGAGCACGTTCTGCTGGCCCGTCAGGTCGGTGTACCGTACATCGTGGTGTTCCTGAACAAGTGCGATGCGGTGGAAGATGCGGAGCTGGTAGACCTGGTGGAGATGGAAGTCCGCGAGCTTCTGTCGAAGTACGACTTCCCGGGCGACGATGTTCCTGTGATCCGCGGTTCGGCGCTTGGTGCGTTGAACGGCGAGGCACAGTGGGAGCAGAAGATCGACGAACTGATGCAGGCGGTGGACGACAACGTTCCCCAGCCGGACCGCATGGTGGACCTGCCGTTCCTGATGCCGATCGAAGACATCTTCTCGATCTCGGGCCGCGGTACTGTGGTGACGGGCCGTATCGAGCGCGGCAAGGTGAAGGTGGGCGAGGCGGTCCAGATCGTGGGCTTCCGGGACACGCAGAACACGACCGTGACCGGTGTTGAGATGTTCAAGAAGCAGCTGGACGAAGGTCTGGCGGGCGACAACGCGGGTCTCCTTCTGCGCGGAACGGCGAAGGAAGATGTGGAGCGCGGCATGGTGTTGGCCAAGCCGGGTTCGATCACTCCGCACACGCAGTTCAAGGGTGAGGTTTACGTGTTGTCGAAGGAAGAAGGCGGACGTCACACCCCGTTCTTCAATGGCTATCGTCCCCAGTTCTACTTCCGTACGACGGACGTGACGGGTACGGCGAAGCTTCCGGAAGGCACCGAGATGGTGATGCCGGGCGACAACATCCAGCTGGAGATCACACTGCTGACTCCGGTGGCGATGGAGAAGGGCCTGCGCTTCGCGATCCGCGAAGGCGGAAGAACCGTCGGCGCCGGTACCATCTCCGAAATCATCAAGTAA
- a CDS encoding HAD family hydrolase — protein sequence MKLKLPEGDFKAYLFDCDGTIADSMPLHYIAWKSVLSEWNCEFAEELFYQWGGMPVVEIISTLNQRHGLSMPVRDIQKRKEELFYANLPLLKAVPEVLEHIEARHGDLPFAVVSGSTRDSVQASLRALHLLDRFQTLVCAGDYARSKPHPEPFLMAAERLGVAPEQCLVFEDTQMGIDAATAAGMASVRVPAPWERASNELATATVGNG from the coding sequence ATGAAGTTGAAGTTGCCTGAAGGGGATTTCAAGGCATATCTGTTTGATTGCGATGGCACGATTGCCGATTCGATGCCGCTCCACTACATTGCCTGGAAGAGCGTACTTTCGGAGTGGAACTGTGAGTTTGCCGAGGAGCTGTTTTATCAATGGGGCGGAATGCCTGTCGTGGAGATCATCTCGACCTTGAATCAGCGCCACGGCCTGTCGATGCCGGTCCGCGATATTCAAAAAAGAAAAGAAGAGCTGTTTTACGCCAACCTGCCCTTGCTGAAGGCGGTTCCTGAGGTGCTGGAACATATCGAAGCCCGGCATGGCGATCTTCCTTTTGCAGTTGTGTCCGGTAGCACGCGGGATTCTGTGCAGGCTTCGTTGCGGGCTCTTCATCTGCTGGATCGCTTTCAGACGTTGGTCTGCGCTGGGGACTATGCTCGCAGCAAGCCGCATCCTGAGCCGTTTCTAATGGCAGCGGAGCGGCTGGGAGTTGCACCTGAGCAATGTCTGGTGTTTGAGGATACGCAGATGGGGATCGATGCAGCGACTGCCGCAGGGATGGCATCCGTGCGGGTTCCTGCTCCGTGGGAGCGTGCATCGAACGAGTTGGCAACTGCGACTGTGGGAAACGGTTAA
- a CDS encoding HD-GYP domain-containing protein, with translation MAATSATFRWDEKEREGSISLSEVISALSFAVELTDGTVSGHALRSCLLGMRIAEEAGISAEERSSLYYALLLKDIGNEEMVGLRCDRGGNIVSKLGMGDHAAEAVRNLEEHWDGSGYPNHIRGAAIPRLARIAAIAQHLDMFSIGRNPEIAIETLGEWSGSWFDPDLVKVALSLDREDKLWTNCRATDSHEQTRQAVLDLDPRRSQPLDEEQIDRVCEAFAEVVDAKSNFTFRHSMGVAELARGIAQNLGLAPDRVRLVWRAALLHDLGKLSISNKILDKRTKLTVAEWKVIRRHPGLTRKILEQIGPFREIAIVAGEHHEKLDGSGYPNHLTACDLSIESRIIAVADVYGALSEDRPYREGLSYGEILPILNSLSGPKLDRECIQALLVYLRDYRPQDIDPEVDADGQLSRYCA, from the coding sequence ATGGCTGCAACGTCGGCCACTTTTCGATGGGATGAGAAGGAGAGAGAGGGTTCGATCTCTTTATCCGAGGTGATCTCGGCGCTCTCGTTTGCCGTGGAGCTGACGGATGGCACAGTGAGCGGACACGCTCTTCGCAGTTGTCTGTTGGGAATGCGGATCGCCGAAGAAGCCGGGATCAGCGCAGAAGAGAGAAGCAGTCTGTACTATGCCCTGCTGCTCAAGGACATCGGTAACGAGGAAATGGTCGGCCTTCGCTGCGATCGTGGAGGCAACATCGTCAGCAAACTGGGGATGGGGGATCATGCGGCCGAGGCGGTGCGCAACCTTGAAGAGCACTGGGATGGTTCAGGGTATCCGAACCATATCCGAGGAGCGGCTATCCCTCGACTTGCCAGGATTGCCGCTATTGCTCAGCACCTAGATATGTTTTCCATCGGACGGAATCCGGAGATCGCGATCGAAACGTTGGGTGAGTGGAGCGGGAGCTGGTTTGATCCTGATCTGGTGAAGGTAGCGCTTTCTCTGGATCGTGAGGACAAGCTGTGGACGAACTGTCGCGCGACGGACAGTCACGAGCAGACCCGGCAGGCGGTTCTTGATCTTGATCCCCGCAGGAGCCAGCCATTGGACGAGGAACAGATCGACCGGGTGTGCGAAGCTTTTGCCGAGGTTGTGGATGCCAAGTCAAATTTCACGTTTCGTCATTCGATGGGAGTAGCAGAGCTTGCACGAGGGATTGCTCAAAATCTTGGACTGGCTCCGGACAGAGTTCGGCTAGTGTGGCGCGCGGCTTTGCTGCATGATCTGGGGAAACTGAGTATCTCGAACAAGATTCTGGACAAACGGACGAAGCTGACGGTGGCCGAATGGAAGGTCATACGGAGACATCCAGGATTGACAAGAAAGATTCTTGAGCAGATTGGGCCATTTCGCGAGATTGCGATCGTTGCAGGAGAACATCACGAGAAGCTGGACGGGAGCGGTTACCCGAATCATCTTACGGCTTGCGATCTTTCCATTGAATCGCGAATCATTGCCGTCGCAGATGTTTATGGAGCGCTCTCTGAGGACAGGCCCTATCGCGAAGGTCTGAGTTATGGAGAGATTCTGCCGATCCTGAATTCGCTTTCCGGACCGAAGCTGGATCGGGAGTGCATCCAGGCACTGCTTGTTTACCTGCGAGATTATCGCCCACAGGATATCGATCCTGAAGTGGATGCAGACGGGCAGCTTTCGCGTTACTGCGCATAA